Proteins encoded in a region of the Rothia mucilaginosa genome:
- a CDS encoding DUF6318 family protein, whose protein sequence is MSSFSQSSFSRRSLLRLGVGVSAVAGSAALLSACGSGGSSQQSGSQGGSLNGAKSSANPNGYSDDGQNYSGLVEYTHYEGAVNYEQGTVEHPPRNAPKPKVTDALSVNTVTGFHEAIAYFAAAMDYLVKTGSTDAFSTGITLSSKTRSEVDALSASILAGVQKGSWYVNPSASYALSSAQPSIMSDGNLLFKGKYTLDFGTEAVAEGKIQPVVASASASAEPTEPSEDALVSDAASPTASATASAAGPASQVTVQECDFRGRYHADSKMWELSVAYGATLQGGATQSTTTQGTASAAASGAASASESGSASTEASATSAAS, encoded by the coding sequence ATGTCTTCTTTTTCTCAGTCTTCTTTCTCTCGCCGCTCCCTGTTGCGCCTGGGCGTGGGCGTTTCTGCTGTTGCCGGTTCTGCGGCGCTGTTGAGCGCGTGCGGTTCGGGTGGCTCTAGCCAGCAGTCTGGTTCTCAGGGCGGTAGCCTGAACGGCGCGAAGTCGAGCGCTAACCCGAATGGGTACAGTGATGATGGCCAGAACTATTCGGGTCTGGTGGAGTACACCCACTATGAGGGCGCGGTGAATTATGAGCAGGGCACGGTGGAGCATCCGCCGCGTAATGCTCCGAAGCCGAAGGTGACTGATGCTCTGTCGGTCAATACGGTGACGGGTTTCCATGAGGCGATTGCTTATTTTGCGGCGGCTATGGATTATCTGGTGAAGACCGGTAGCACGGATGCGTTCTCGACCGGCATTACGTTGTCATCGAAGACTCGCTCTGAGGTGGATGCCCTGTCGGCTTCTATTCTTGCGGGTGTACAGAAGGGTTCCTGGTATGTGAACCCGTCGGCTTCCTATGCGCTGTCGAGTGCGCAGCCGTCGATTATGAGTGATGGCAACCTGCTGTTTAAGGGCAAGTACACTCTGGATTTCGGTACGGAGGCGGTGGCTGAGGGCAAGATTCAGCCGGTGGTCGCCTCCGCGAGTGCTTCTGCTGAGCCTACTGAGCCTTCTGAGGATGCGCTGGTGTCTGACGCGGCATCCCCCACTGCTTCTGCCACGGCTTCTGCGGCGGGTCCGGCTTCTCAGGTGACGGTTCAGGAGTGCGATTTCCGCGGCCGCTACCATGCTGATTCTAAGATGTGGGAGCTGAGCGTGGCGTACGGTGCGACGCTCCAGGGAGGCGCTACTCAGAGCACCACTACTCAGGGCACCGCGAGCGCGGCAGCATCCGGCGCAGCATCTGCTTCCGAGTCTGGCTCGGCTTCTACTGAGGCTTCCGCCACCTCCGCGGCGTCATAG
- the leuC gene encoding 3-isopropylmalate dehydratase large subunit, translating to MTSEQNATTAGTRPRTLAEKVWDAHVVVPGENGKPDLLYIDLQLLHEVTSPQAFEGLRIENRPLRRLDLTIATEDHNTPTDNIFGTIADLTSRTQIETLRRNAAEFGVRIHSLGDQEQGIVHVVGPQLGLTMPGMTIVCGDSHTSTHGAFGALAFGIGTSEVEHVMATQTLPLARFKTMAINVEGTLKPGVTAKDIILAVIAQIGTGGGQGYVLEYRGSAIRSLSMEGRMTMCNMSIEAGARAGMVAPDETTFEYIKGRQHAPKGEEWDKAVEYWKSLPTDEGAVFDKEIFINADELEPFVTWGTNPGQGVPLSHAVPSPDDFEDENDKVAAERALEYMGLKAGTPMKDIPVDVVFLGSCTNSRIEDLRAAADIVRGHTIAENVRMMVVPGSQKVRAQAEAEGLDKVFKDFGADWRFAGCSMCLGMNPDQLAPGERCASTSNRNFEGRQGKGGRTHLVSPVVAAATAVRGTLSAPSDVVA from the coding sequence ATGACTAGCGAACAGAACGCAACCACCGCGGGCACCCGTCCGCGCACCCTGGCAGAAAAAGTCTGGGACGCACACGTCGTCGTCCCCGGCGAAAACGGCAAGCCCGACCTGCTCTACATCGACCTGCAGCTACTGCACGAAGTGACCTCCCCCCAGGCATTCGAAGGCCTGCGCATCGAGAACCGCCCCCTGCGCCGCCTCGACCTGACCATCGCCACCGAGGACCACAACACCCCCACCGACAACATCTTCGGCACCATCGCCGACCTGACCAGCCGCACCCAGATCGAGACCCTGCGCCGCAACGCTGCAGAGTTCGGCGTGCGCATCCACTCCCTCGGCGACCAGGAACAGGGCATCGTACACGTGGTCGGCCCGCAGCTGGGTCTGACCATGCCCGGCATGACCATCGTCTGCGGCGATTCCCACACTTCCACCCACGGTGCGTTCGGCGCTCTCGCGTTCGGCATCGGCACCTCCGAGGTGGAGCACGTCATGGCCACCCAGACCCTGCCCCTGGCACGCTTCAAGACCATGGCCATCAACGTTGAAGGCACTCTCAAGCCCGGCGTGACCGCTAAGGACATCATCCTCGCCGTCATCGCGCAGATTGGCACCGGCGGCGGTCAGGGCTACGTGCTCGAGTACCGCGGCTCCGCAATCCGCTCCCTTTCCATGGAGGGCCGCATGACCATGTGCAACATGTCCATTGAGGCGGGCGCACGCGCCGGCATGGTCGCACCCGACGAGACCACCTTCGAGTACATCAAGGGCCGCCAGCACGCACCCAAGGGCGAAGAGTGGGACAAGGCAGTCGAGTACTGGAAGAGCCTGCCCACCGACGAAGGCGCCGTCTTCGACAAGGAAATCTTCATCAACGCTGACGAGCTCGAGCCCTTCGTCACCTGGGGCACTAACCCCGGTCAGGGTGTTCCGCTGAGCCACGCCGTTCCCTCCCCGGACGACTTCGAGGATGAGAACGACAAGGTCGCAGCAGAACGCGCCCTCGAATACATGGGCCTGAAGGCAGGCACCCCCATGAAGGACATCCCCGTGGACGTCGTCTTCCTGGGCTCCTGCACCAACTCCCGCATCGAGGACCTGCGCGCCGCAGCAGACATCGTGCGCGGCCACACCATCGCCGAGAACGTACGCATGATGGTCGTGCCCGGCTCCCAGAAGGTCCGCGCACAGGCAGAAGCAGAAGGCCTGGACAAGGTCTTCAAGGACTTCGGTGCCGACTGGCGCTTCGCCGGATGCTCCATGTGCCTGGGCATGAACCCCGACCAGCTGGCACCCGGTGAGCGTTGCGCCTCCACCTCGAACCGTAACTTTGAGGGCCGCCAGGGTAAGGGTGGCCGCACCCACCTGGTCTCCCCGGTGGTTGCCGCCGCAACCGCTGTGCGCGGTACCCTGTCCGCCCCGTCCGACGTCGTGGCCTAG
- a CDS encoding dynamin family protein — protein MTTTDYAQLKVARELLTRIPLPLDVEAGETPGTPYTVTHDGTAEHGTATARTLLAAMARQLDDYILPRSASVDNPLTIVVGGSTGAGKSTLVNTLLGEPLTQSGAIRPTTRHPVLLHRAEDEAALSPERFLPTLPRTRTSGMNAGSQALPGLDPKIARALIPITTSALPQGIALIDAPDIDSVSEENRTLAKELLSAADLWLFVTTANRYADAVPWELLHEAAARSIAIAVVLNRVPEGDEEAIENDLRRMLDEAGIHAVLIHTVTEQPRDESGMLAPVSLAPLTLWIRELGADAPARAAIARQTLAGAVETLAGNLQVLAAEQARQQAAHQSLAAIAAEEYEDALATIDGALSDGSLLRGEVLSRWHDFVGTGDFFRSLDSTIGRLRDRVGSALRGQPAAAQKVEDALESGIHAVVLDAAARASENTRTRWHASRAGRSLLARLDVLQAVSVAPQTASAAAPEQNAEATGDTKGEVQSAEDIFSAAVAEQIRLWQGSVLEMIREEGADKRKRARFLSLGVNATAVMLMVAAFSLTGGITGIEAGIAGGSGVVGTKLLESIFGEDAVRRMATRARTDLLERMADLLTEHAQPFTAVLEETDPQAEAEDIHRAAEQVQKIAAEMSAQSQAAQAKGAQVQGAQTQGAQTPWSATS, from the coding sequence GTGACTACCACCGACTATGCGCAGCTCAAAGTAGCTCGCGAACTGCTCACTCGAATCCCCCTCCCGCTCGACGTAGAAGCCGGCGAAACCCCCGGCACCCCCTACACCGTCACCCACGACGGCACCGCAGAGCACGGCACCGCCACCGCACGCACCCTGCTCGCAGCCATGGCACGACAACTCGACGACTACATCCTGCCGCGCAGCGCCAGCGTCGATAACCCCCTCACCATCGTGGTCGGCGGCTCCACCGGCGCCGGCAAATCCACCCTCGTCAACACCCTGCTCGGCGAACCGCTCACCCAGTCCGGCGCGATTCGACCCACCACCCGCCACCCCGTACTCCTGCACCGCGCAGAAGACGAGGCGGCACTGTCACCCGAACGCTTCCTGCCCACCCTGCCGCGCACCCGCACCTCCGGCATGAACGCCGGATCGCAGGCACTACCGGGCCTTGACCCGAAGATTGCGCGCGCCCTCATTCCTATTACTACCTCGGCGCTACCGCAGGGCATCGCGCTCATTGATGCGCCCGATATCGACTCCGTCTCCGAAGAAAACCGCACCCTCGCCAAGGAACTGCTCTCCGCAGCAGACCTGTGGCTCTTCGTCACCACCGCCAACCGCTACGCCGACGCCGTGCCCTGGGAGCTACTCCACGAGGCTGCCGCGCGCTCCATCGCAATTGCCGTGGTGCTCAACCGCGTGCCCGAAGGCGACGAAGAAGCCATTGAAAACGACCTGCGACGCATGCTCGACGAGGCGGGAATCCACGCCGTGCTGATTCACACCGTCACCGAACAGCCGCGCGATGAAAGCGGCATGCTCGCCCCCGTCAGCCTCGCCCCTCTGACCCTGTGGATCCGCGAACTCGGCGCCGACGCGCCCGCCCGCGCCGCCATTGCCCGGCAGACTCTCGCCGGTGCCGTCGAAACCCTCGCCGGTAACCTGCAGGTGCTCGCCGCCGAGCAGGCACGCCAGCAGGCGGCACACCAGTCGCTTGCCGCCATCGCCGCCGAAGAATACGAGGATGCGCTGGCCACCATCGACGGCGCCCTCTCCGACGGCTCCCTGCTGCGCGGCGAAGTGCTCTCGCGCTGGCACGACTTCGTGGGAACCGGCGACTTCTTCCGCTCCCTCGACAGCACCATCGGTCGCCTGCGTGACCGCGTCGGCTCCGCACTGCGCGGTCAGCCCGCCGCCGCCCAGAAGGTAGAAGACGCTCTCGAAAGCGGCATCCACGCCGTCGTGCTGGATGCAGCTGCCCGCGCCTCCGAAAACACCCGCACCCGCTGGCATGCCAGCCGTGCCGGACGCTCCCTGCTGGCGCGCCTGGATGTGCTGCAGGCTGTTTCTGTTGCGCCGCAGACGGCCTCCGCCGCGGCGCCCGAACAGAACGCAGAAGCTACCGGCGATACGAAGGGTGAAGTGCAGTCCGCCGAGGACATCTTCTCCGCAGCCGTTGCCGAACAGATCCGCCTCTGGCAGGGCTCCGTGCTCGAAATGATTCGCGAAGAAGGCGCCGACAAGCGCAAACGTGCCCGCTTCCTCTCCCTGGGCGTGAATGCCACCGCCGTGATGCTCATGGTCGCCGCGTTCAGCCTCACCGGCGGCATCACCGGTATTGAGGCGGGTATCGCCGGCGGTAGCGGCGTGGTCGGCACCAAGCTGCTCGAGTCCATCTTCGGTGAAGACGCGGTGCGCCGCATGGCAACCCGCGCCCGCACCGACCTGCTCGAACGCATGGCGGATCTGCTCACCGAGCACGCTCAGCCCTTCACCGCCGTACTGGAAGAAACCGACCCGCAGGCTGAGGCCGAGGACATTCACCGCGCCGCCGAGCAGGTGCAGAAAATTGCCGCGGAGATGAGCGCGCAGAGCCAGGCTGCCCAGGCAAAGGGTGCTCAGGTACAGGGCGCGCAGACACAGGGCGCGCAGACTCCCTGGTCGGCTACATCATAG
- a CDS encoding IclR family transcriptional regulator yields MTPSASRFNAHGMRHPNASTYHNAPIVDPVKPPEHMAADEQMVEVNSHGSSGVGVLDKATLILDCLEAGPVSLGDLVKATGLARPTAHRLAVALAHHRLVARDVQGRFMLGPRLTELASATISDELITVADPILQKLSLEADESTQLYRRQGDWRVCVATAARPSGMHESIPVGTQLSMQAGSAAQVLLAWEDQNRIVEGLRDAHFSAAMLAAVRRIGWAQSVGERERGTASVSAPVRAPGGKVIAAVSISGPIDRMTRQPNRNYPELVVKAAQAITNGLRELSTSHSASDVEES; encoded by the coding sequence ATGACTCCTTCCGCTTCACGTTTTAACGCACACGGAATGCGTCACCCCAACGCATCCACATACCACAACGCACCGATTGTCGACCCCGTCAAGCCGCCCGAACACATGGCCGCCGACGAGCAGATGGTAGAGGTAAACTCCCACGGCTCCTCCGGCGTTGGCGTGCTCGACAAGGCGACCCTCATTCTTGATTGCCTCGAGGCAGGACCCGTATCTCTGGGTGACCTCGTCAAGGCAACCGGTCTGGCGCGCCCCACCGCGCACCGCCTCGCCGTGGCACTGGCACATCACCGCCTCGTAGCCCGCGACGTGCAGGGACGCTTCATGCTCGGCCCCCGTCTGACCGAACTCGCCTCCGCCACCATTTCTGATGAGCTCATCACCGTGGCCGACCCGATTCTGCAGAAGCTCAGCCTCGAAGCTGACGAGTCCACCCAGCTGTACCGCCGCCAGGGCGACTGGCGCGTGTGCGTTGCGACCGCGGCACGCCCCTCCGGCATGCACGAATCCATCCCGGTGGGCACCCAGCTGTCCATGCAGGCTGGTTCCGCCGCCCAGGTGCTGCTCGCATGGGAAGACCAGAACCGCATTGTTGAAGGCCTGCGCGATGCGCACTTCAGCGCCGCCATGCTCGCGGCTGTGCGCCGCATCGGCTGGGCGCAGTCCGTGGGCGAGCGCGAGCGCGGTACCGCCTCGGTCTCCGCTCCGGTGCGCGCTCCCGGTGGCAAGGTGATTGCGGCTGTCTCTATCTCGGGTCCGATTGATCGTATGACCCGCCAGCCGAACCGCAACTACCCCGAGCTGGTCGTCAAGGCTGCTCAGGCGATTACAAACGGTCTGCGTGAGCTTTCTACTTCTCACTCAGCCTCGGATGTTGAGGAAAGCTAA
- a CDS encoding GTPase gives MTTPENKSENKAAERHTERGATPAVATSPFARSVASLKEAISYGEGRVPETVLLDAAETLERLSQRRELSTEHTVIGFFGATGSGKSTLFNAIAGQNIALSAPTRPTTSTVQAAIWEAEGSEELLDWLGIDKRVYPQTQALTAEGDAAGGAAAPNAVTEPAPGLFNRIRRAVGGRGEMRTRTGGLILLDMPDFDSVTTTNRDLAARMMRYVDVLVWVVDPQKYADAVIHRDFMVPLAASGAQALCVLNQADKLAPAEVPAVLASLTRLLQAEGTEAHLLAAPIAVSARTGEGVDVLRDLLAQVAAAKSLSLQRTDAQLHATASQLRTYAGGEGTVLAGAYALEAEQKLVQACYTSSQAEQVLQAATASYRRAAGQHTGWILTRWMSRLKADPLRRLHLGQQDETKSASKAEKSSGMLGSDSENAPELVASSLPPLSAAQKAGMANAVRQYSKQMAARIDEPWKRSMKEAALSREAELPELLERDMMRIDYGLDRTRAPWVIFNALQWIALLSALVGVGWLTLISGMAYLQIQLPPAPTPEGSPVPLPTLLLLLGILLGIASAGVGRLLTAMGSRYYARKLRGRLQTGVEKAVQSCVVAPVQLEAKRLNSYRKALDI, from the coding sequence ATGACTACCCCCGAGAATAAATCCGAGAACAAAGCCGCTGAGCGCCATACCGAGCGAGGCGCCACCCCTGCCGTGGCGACCTCGCCCTTCGCGCGCTCCGTCGCATCCCTGAAAGAAGCCATCAGCTACGGTGAAGGACGAGTCCCCGAAACCGTCCTGCTTGACGCCGCCGAAACCCTCGAACGCCTCAGTCAGCGCCGCGAACTCTCCACCGAACACACCGTCATCGGCTTCTTCGGCGCGACCGGCAGCGGCAAATCCACGCTCTTCAACGCCATCGCCGGGCAGAATATTGCCCTCTCCGCCCCCACGCGCCCGACCACCTCCACCGTGCAGGCGGCTATCTGGGAGGCAGAAGGCAGCGAAGAACTGCTCGACTGGCTCGGCATTGACAAGCGCGTCTACCCGCAAACTCAGGCGCTCACCGCCGAAGGAGACGCAGCCGGGGGAGCGGCGGCACCCAACGCCGTCACCGAGCCGGCACCCGGACTCTTCAACCGCATCCGCCGTGCAGTAGGCGGACGCGGCGAAATGCGCACCCGCACCGGCGGCCTCATCCTGCTGGACATGCCCGACTTCGACTCGGTTACCACCACCAACCGTGACCTCGCCGCCCGCATGATGCGCTACGTGGACGTACTCGTCTGGGTTGTCGACCCCCAAAAGTACGCCGATGCCGTCATCCACCGCGACTTCATGGTGCCGCTTGCCGCATCCGGCGCGCAGGCGCTCTGCGTGCTCAACCAGGCGGACAAACTTGCACCCGCCGAGGTACCCGCAGTGCTCGCATCCCTCACCCGCCTGCTCCAGGCTGAGGGCACCGAAGCGCACCTGCTCGCCGCACCCATCGCCGTCTCCGCGCGAACCGGTGAGGGTGTCGACGTGCTGCGCGACCTGCTCGCCCAAGTAGCCGCCGCCAAGAGCCTGTCCCTGCAGCGAACCGACGCGCAGCTGCACGCCACCGCCTCCCAGCTGCGCACCTACGCCGGGGGAGAGGGGACTGTACTCGCCGGAGCCTACGCCCTCGAAGCGGAGCAGAAGCTCGTGCAGGCGTGCTACACCTCCAGCCAGGCTGAGCAGGTTTTGCAGGCGGCAACCGCCTCCTACCGCCGCGCCGCGGGACAGCACACCGGCTGGATCCTCACCCGCTGGATGAGCCGTCTGAAAGCTGACCCCCTGCGCCGCCTGCACCTGGGGCAGCAGGACGAAACGAAGAGCGCGTCTAAGGCGGAGAAGTCCTCGGGCATGCTCGGCTCCGATAGCGAGAACGCACCCGAGCTGGTGGCATCCTCGCTACCTCCGCTGAGCGCCGCGCAGAAGGCAGGCATGGCAAACGCTGTACGCCAATACAGCAAGCAGATGGCGGCCCGCATCGACGAGCCATGGAAACGTAGCATGAAGGAAGCCGCCCTCTCCCGCGAGGCGGAGCTACCCGAACTGCTTGAACGGGACATGATGCGCATCGACTACGGTCTGGATCGCACCCGCGCCCCCTGGGTCATCTTCAACGCCCTGCAGTGGATTGCGCTACTGAGCGCCCTGGTAGGTGTCGGCTGGCTGACCCTCATCTCCGGCATGGCGTACCTGCAGATTCAACTGCCGCCCGCGCCGACTCCCGAAGGCTCCCCGGTACCCCTGCCGACCCTGCTTCTGCTGCTGGGCATACTCCTCGGCATCGCCTCGGCGGGTGTGGGCAGGTTGCTTACCGCCATGGGCTCACGCTACTACGCACGTAAACTGCGGGGTCGCCTGCAGACCGGCGTTGAGAAGGCGGTACAGTCCTGCGTGGTCGCCCCGGTGCAGCTGGAAGCTAAGCGCCTCAACTCCTACCGTAAAGCCCTGGACATTTAG
- a CDS encoding DUF6318 family protein → MIHSRRHFIALTGTAALGAMLAACGSKKTEEATASPTASASIAGAYDNLSGELKWTKYVPGHGAAPMSSTDPETGQVYTIEPTASPASVDSKASAVPIPVEDESMYEKNARSLRTTFAYFAAAVNYARMTGDPGPALQVVHQDNSVQRASLEKLRAFYAPGTNWLVDGEWTFRLTDKQPTTRGTKYSWACSVTQAHGLQVEKATNTTKPLEDTEAAEIKALYAEYDEEAKRWLVISPQQYDPALTPKPTQTPRAHPSSTYTPTVTDDSTVAANAGAHTGANTSGNGAAQGTAQNGAAQNGGAQAPAAQNGSHQYTGSQNGGAGQGSAGQGGAAQAPQPAATQAPAAPAQPVATQPAAATAQPSAAPGAPDAGGVAGGVNAPGAEAPGGIPGEGAQ, encoded by the coding sequence ATGATTCACAGCCGCCGCCACTTTATTGCGCTCACGGGCACTGCCGCCCTGGGCGCTATGCTTGCCGCTTGCGGTTCCAAAAAGACTGAGGAGGCGACCGCCTCCCCCACTGCTTCCGCTTCGATTGCGGGTGCCTACGATAACCTGTCGGGCGAGCTGAAGTGGACCAAGTACGTTCCCGGTCATGGCGCAGCCCCGATGAGTAGCACTGACCCGGAGACCGGTCAGGTCTACACGATTGAGCCGACCGCCAGCCCGGCAAGCGTGGATTCTAAGGCGAGCGCCGTACCCATCCCCGTTGAGGATGAGAGCATGTACGAGAAGAACGCCCGTAGCCTGCGCACCACTTTCGCGTATTTTGCGGCGGCGGTGAATTACGCCCGCATGACCGGTGATCCCGGTCCGGCCCTGCAGGTGGTTCATCAGGATAATTCTGTTCAGCGTGCTTCTTTGGAGAAGCTGCGCGCCTTCTATGCGCCCGGCACGAACTGGCTGGTTGATGGTGAGTGGACCTTCCGCCTGACCGATAAGCAGCCGACGACCCGCGGCACTAAGTATTCGTGGGCGTGTTCTGTTACTCAGGCGCACGGCTTGCAGGTTGAGAAGGCAACCAATACGACTAAGCCTCTGGAGGATACTGAGGCTGCGGAGATTAAGGCTCTCTACGCTGAGTACGATGAGGAGGCGAAGCGCTGGTTGGTGATTTCGCCTCAGCAGTACGATCCCGCATTGACCCCGAAGCCGACGCAGACTCCGCGTGCGCATCCTTCCTCGACCTATACCCCGACGGTAACTGATGACAGCACCGTGGCAGCTAATGCTGGCGCACACACCGGCGCGAATACTTCGGGTAACGGCGCGGCTCAGGGCACTGCTCAGAATGGTGCCGCGCAGAACGGTGGTGCGCAGGCTCCTGCCGCCCAGAACGGTTCCCATCAGTACACTGGCTCCCAGAACGGTGGTGCCGGTCAGGGGTCTGCTGGTCAGGGTGGCGCGGCTCAGGCTCCTCAACCTGCCGCTACCCAGGCGCCTGCGGCTCCCGCGCAGCCTGTGGCGACTCAGCCTGCAGCTGCGACGGCTCAGCCGAGCGCAGCGCCCGGTGCCCCTGATGCGGGCGGTGTAGCTGGCGGTGTAAATGCTCCCGGCGCTGAGGCACCCGGCGGTATTCCTGGTGAAGGCGCACAGTAG
- a CDS encoding DUF6318 family protein, translating to MALFPLTSGLSNGSATGISRRSALRYAGAGVAGVSLSALLVACGGSSSTTENADADTPQMSPSASARTDFSGEVTFDNYEKKGTFVPATESAPAQNVPVPKRPASASENSVQGLYDSVAFVYAAINYLVLTGDAAPLRESKADEKFIASFSSFMDESNESSQARNWFVSPKVTMSAFTAVPTLVKKSVQWTFDLVIDLGPTVVVDGAPAEMSEKVRRTERGLVVTGVRHDNDWTLTIQDEYEAQASAQPKNGGASGGAANGGNAGDSGGANGGNAGDSGNSGNGGTSNGDNL from the coding sequence GTGGCGCTTTTCCCTTTGACCTCTGGGCTTTCTAATGGTTCCGCTACCGGCATCAGCCGCCGTTCTGCTCTGCGTTACGCCGGCGCGGGCGTTGCAGGCGTGTCGTTGAGCGCCCTGCTGGTTGCCTGCGGTGGTTCTTCATCCACCACCGAGAACGCTGATGCGGATACCCCTCAGATGTCCCCCTCGGCTTCTGCGCGCACTGACTTTAGCGGCGAGGTCACCTTCGATAACTACGAGAAGAAGGGCACTTTCGTTCCGGCGACCGAGTCCGCTCCCGCGCAGAACGTGCCGGTCCCCAAGCGTCCGGCGAGCGCTTCGGAGAACTCGGTGCAGGGTCTGTACGATTCGGTTGCGTTCGTGTACGCGGCGATTAACTACCTGGTGTTGACCGGTGATGCGGCTCCGCTGCGTGAGTCGAAGGCTGATGAGAAGTTCATTGCGTCGTTCTCTTCGTTCATGGATGAGTCGAATGAGAGCTCGCAGGCGCGTAACTGGTTTGTGTCGCCGAAGGTGACGATGTCTGCGTTCACTGCTGTTCCGACCCTGGTGAAGAAGAGCGTGCAGTGGACTTTCGACCTGGTGATTGATTTGGGTCCGACCGTTGTGGTTGATGGCGCTCCTGCGGAGATGTCTGAGAAGGTTCGCCGCACTGAGCGTGGCCTGGTGGTTACCGGTGTGCGTCACGATAATGATTGGACTTTGACTATTCAGGACGAGTATGAGGCGCAGGCTTCGGCTCAGCCTAAGAATGGTGGTGCTTCCGGTGGTGCCGCTAACGGCGGTAATGCTGGCGATTCCGGCGGTGCTAACGGCGGTAACGCTGGTGATTCCGGTAACTCCGGTAATGGCGGCACTTCTAATGGTGACAACCTTTAA
- a CDS encoding DUF6318 family protein, producing MPPEAKDRTVEGLHAFLQYWGAAQNYMLLTGDTDPFMNLPGQEHFSNMAQMYRDIYRYNIGWLVSKNNHPMCINLSSPQPVPATEQDVYCWKATLKVDENAFLFNHETRQREQLTGIYGSNQKADAYVYFGEQGWQMLEDPKSSPSATATPAANPEPSTNTPSAQPTPNASTSPKAARYIRGSA from the coding sequence ATGCCTCCGGAAGCTAAAGACCGCACCGTTGAGGGCCTGCACGCCTTCTTGCAGTACTGGGGCGCGGCGCAGAACTATATGCTCCTCACCGGCGACACCGATCCCTTCATGAACCTGCCCGGCCAGGAGCACTTTAGCAACATGGCACAGATGTACCGCGATATCTACCGCTACAACATCGGCTGGCTGGTCTCTAAGAACAACCACCCCATGTGCATTAACCTGAGCTCGCCGCAGCCGGTGCCCGCCACCGAGCAGGACGTCTACTGCTGGAAGGCGACCCTGAAGGTGGACGAGAACGCGTTCCTGTTCAACCATGAGACCCGCCAGCGTGAGCAGCTCACCGGTATCTACGGCAGTAATCAGAAGGCGGACGCTTACGTCTACTTTGGTGAACAGGGCTGGCAGATGCTGGAGGATCCGAAGTCTTCCCCGAGTGCTACCGCCACCCCTGCGGCTAACCCTGAACCGTCCACGAATACTCCGAGCGCGCAGCCGACCCCGAATGCGAGTACCTCCCCTAAGGCGGCTCGTTATATTCGAGGTTCAGCCTAA
- a CDS encoding DUF6318 family protein, with product MSENLTRRAALGVLGVSSMALLAACGSKATSEASASASGSESASVAASGSATASPSASASASPSASASASATAANSPLPNDNKDYSGVAKLEKMEEHGEYQPGNAEHPPQNVPSPIVPEAMHQNSVAGFAAALAYFGAAFEYLLRTGDMHYMNEVSTDQETLAAMKKYADSTKAGIEEKKTWYVNPTATLTIGTKQPVLAQGAYNWTVTLNVDLGEKLFKDGKEQTVAADKRHVKMFGEAVGRYLNNKWDLHMDIN from the coding sequence ATGTCCGAGAACCTGACCCGCCGCGCGGCGCTGGGTGTGCTGGGCGTCAGCTCCATGGCTTTGCTGGCGGCTTGTGGCTCTAAGGCTACTTCTGAGGCGTCTGCTTCCGCTTCTGGCTCTGAGAGCGCTTCTGTGGCTGCTTCTGGGTCTGCTACCGCCTCGCCCTCTGCGTCGGCGTCTGCTTCCCCTTCCGCATCTGCGTCGGCTTCGGCTACCGCAGCGAATTCTCCGCTGCCTAACGACAATAAGGATTACAGCGGCGTAGCGAAGCTGGAGAAGATGGAGGAGCACGGCGAGTACCAGCCGGGTAACGCTGAGCACCCGCCGCAGAATGTTCCTTCCCCGATCGTTCCGGAGGCCATGCACCAGAACTCGGTGGCTGGCTTCGCGGCGGCTCTGGCGTACTTCGGTGCGGCGTTTGAGTACCTGCTGCGTACCGGCGATATGCACTACATGAACGAGGTCAGCACCGACCAGGAGACCCTGGCGGCGATGAAGAAGTACGCGGACTCCACCAAGGCAGGTATTGAGGAGAAGAAGACCTGGTACGTGAACCCGACCGCTACTTTGACTATTGGCACCAAGCAGCCGGTTCTGGCGCAGGGTGCGTACAACTGGACCGTGACTTTGAACGTGGACCTGGGCGAGAAGCTGTTCAAGGACGGCAAGGAGCAGACCGTGGCGGCTGATAAGCGTCACGTGAAGATGTTCGGTGAGGCTGTTGGCCGCTACCTGAACAACAAGTGGGACCTGCACATGGACATCAACTAG